In Jejubacter calystegiae, the following are encoded in one genomic region:
- the pabB gene encoding aminodeoxychorismate synthase component 1 yields MPQPHTPPPQCLTLPWCEDAASHYFAPLNALPWAMLLHSGHAEHPDNRFDILTAAPIATLTTHGAETVIAQRGKAPQVSHEDPLALLRGVLEQSGLQPSQECCLPFQGGALGLFGYDLGRRFEKLPSQAQADITTADMAVGIYDWALIVDHHRQYITLIDHQDPAARLRWLEAQRHTPGPPFRLTSHWQSNMSRDEYGHKFRQIQDWIRSGDCYQVNLAQRFSATYEGDEWQAFCALNSDNRAPFSAFIRTDEGAILSLSPERFIHLAEGRIQTRPIKGTLPRLADPDQDARQARRLQESPKDRAENLMIVDLLRNDIGRVAVPGSVRVPELFVVEPFPAVHHLVSTITAELPASLHATDLLRAAFPGGSITGAPKIRAMEIIEELEPQRRNAWCGSIGYLSFCGRMDTSITIRTLTATGGKLYVSAGGGIVADSDEEAEYQETFAKVNRILRLTGTTA; encoded by the coding sequence ATGCCACAACCGCACACCCCGCCGCCACAGTGTCTGACGCTCCCCTGGTGCGAGGACGCCGCCAGCCACTATTTCGCACCGCTTAATGCCCTTCCCTGGGCCATGCTGCTGCACTCCGGCCATGCCGAACATCCGGATAACCGCTTCGATATTCTGACTGCCGCCCCCATTGCGACCCTGACCACTCACGGGGCCGAAACGGTAATTGCCCAAAGGGGGAAAGCCCCGCAGGTCAGCCATGAAGACCCGCTGGCCCTGCTGCGTGGCGTGCTGGAACAGAGTGGCCTTCAGCCTTCTCAGGAATGCTGCCTGCCCTTTCAGGGGGGCGCTCTGGGGCTGTTTGGCTACGATCTGGGTCGCCGGTTCGAAAAACTACCCAGCCAGGCTCAGGCGGATATCACTACTGCGGATATGGCGGTGGGTATCTACGACTGGGCGTTGATAGTCGATCATCATCGCCAGTACATTACGCTTATCGACCATCAGGATCCGGCGGCACGTCTGCGCTGGCTGGAGGCGCAGCGCCATACGCCAGGCCCCCCTTTCCGGCTCACCTCCCACTGGCAATCCAATATGAGCCGCGATGAGTATGGCCATAAGTTTCGTCAGATTCAGGACTGGATCCGCAGCGGCGACTGTTATCAGGTCAATCTGGCCCAGCGCTTTAGCGCCACTTATGAAGGGGACGAATGGCAGGCCTTTTGCGCGCTCAATAGCGATAACCGGGCGCCGTTCAGCGCCTTTATTCGCACCGACGAAGGCGCCATTCTCAGCCTGTCGCCGGAGCGCTTTATTCATCTGGCCGAAGGACGTATCCAGACCCGCCCCATCAAGGGCACCCTGCCCCGGCTGGCGGATCCTGACCAGGACGCCCGTCAGGCCCGACGTTTGCAGGAATCTCCCAAGGATCGGGCCGAAAATCTGATGATTGTCGATCTGCTGCGTAACGATATTGGGCGGGTCGCGGTGCCCGGCAGCGTTCGGGTGCCGGAGCTGTTCGTGGTGGAACCCTTCCCCGCGGTACACCATCTGGTCAGCACCATTACCGCCGAACTGCCCGCCAGCCTGCATGCCACCGATCTGCTGCGTGCCGCCTTTCCCGGCGGTTCCATCACCGGCGCCCCCAAAATTCGGGCCATGGAGATTATCGAAGAGCTGGAGCCCCAGCGCCGTAACGCCTGGTGCGGCAGCATTGGCTACCTGAGTTTCTGCGGGCGGATGGATACCAGTATCACCATCCGTACCCTGACCGCCACGGGCGGCAAACTCTACGTTTCAGCCGGCGGCGGTATCGTGGCCGACAGCGACGAAGAGGCGGAATATCAGGAAACTTTTGCTAAAGTTAACCGCATTCTGCGTTTGACGGGAACCACAGCATGA
- the sdaA gene encoding L-serine ammonia-lyase yields MISVFDMFKVGIGPSSSHTVGPMKAGKLFVDELIEQGLLDSVTRIAVDVYGSLALTGKGHHTDIAIIMGLAGNQPNDVDIDAIPGFIRDVETRGRLPLAQGRHEVDFPQDNGMRFHSENLPLHENGLRIHAFDGEREIYARTWYSIGGGFIVDAENFGKSVLDEVEVPWPYHSAKELLAHCKESGYSLSGLVLQNELALHSRQEIDDYFADVWQTMRACIDRGLSTEGVLPGPLRVPRRAAALRRMLVSSDKLSRDPMNVVDWVNMFALAVNEENAAGGRVVTAPTNGACGIVPAVLSYYDHFIEPVTPDIWLRYFLAAGAVGILYKMNASISGAEVGCQGEVGVACSMAAAGLAELLGGSPEQVCVAAEIGMEHNLGLTCDPVAGQVQVPCIERNAIASVKAINASRMALRRTSEPRVSLDKVIETMYETGKDMNAKYRETSRGGLAIKVQCD; encoded by the coding sequence GTGATTAGCGTATTTGATATGTTCAAGGTCGGCATCGGCCCTTCCAGTTCTCACACCGTAGGCCCCATGAAGGCCGGCAAGCTGTTTGTTGATGAGCTTATCGAACAGGGGCTGCTGGATAGCGTCACCCGCATTGCGGTGGACGTTTACGGCTCCCTCGCCCTGACCGGTAAGGGTCACCATACCGATATCGCCATTATTATGGGGCTGGCGGGCAACCAGCCGAACGATGTGGATATCGACGCTATTCCCGGATTTATCCGCGATGTCGAAACCCGTGGCCGTCTGCCGCTGGCTCAGGGGCGACACGAAGTGGATTTCCCCCAGGATAACGGGATGCGCTTTCACAGCGAAAACCTGCCCCTGCATGAAAACGGTCTGCGCATTCACGCCTTTGACGGCGAGCGCGAAATCTATGCCCGTACCTGGTACTCCATCGGCGGTGGTTTTATCGTTGATGCAGAAAACTTCGGTAAGAGCGTGCTTGACGAAGTGGAGGTCCCCTGGCCCTATCATTCGGCCAAAGAGCTGCTGGCCCACTGCAAAGAGAGCGGCTACTCCCTTTCCGGTCTGGTGCTACAGAACGAACTGGCGCTGCACAGCCGTCAGGAGATCGATGACTATTTCGCCGATGTCTGGCAGACCATGCGCGCCTGTATCGATCGCGGTCTCAGCACCGAAGGCGTGCTGCCCGGGCCGCTGCGGGTACCGCGCCGTGCTGCGGCGCTGCGCCGGATGCTGGTCTCCAGCGATAAGCTGAGCCGCGACCCGATGAACGTGGTGGACTGGGTTAATATGTTCGCCCTGGCAGTGAACGAAGAGAACGCCGCCGGTGGTCGCGTGGTCACGGCGCCGACTAACGGCGCCTGCGGTATCGTGCCTGCGGTACTCTCTTACTATGACCACTTTATCGAGCCGGTCACTCCCGATATCTGGCTACGCTACTTCCTGGCCGCCGGAGCCGTCGGCATTCTCTACAAGATGAACGCCTCGATCTCTGGCGCCGAAGTGGGCTGTCAGGGGGAAGTGGGCGTGGCCTGTTCCATGGCCGCCGCCGGTCTGGCCGAGCTGCTGGGCGGTAGCCCGGAGCAGGTGTGCGTAGCCGCGGAAATCGGAATGGAGCATAACCTGGGCCTCACCTGCGATCCGGTGGCGGGCCAGGTACAGGTGCCCTGCATCGAGCGTAACGCTATCGCCTCAGTAAAAGCCATCAACGCCTCGCGCATGGCGCTGCGTCGCACCAGCGAGCCGCGAGTATCGCTGGATAAGGTTATCGAAACCATGTATGAAACCGGAAAGGATATGAACGCCAAATACCGTGAAACCTCACGCGGCGGTCTGGCGATTAAGGTTCAGTGCGACTGA
- a CDS encoding CoA pyrophosphatase: protein MIHNELTIDDFLSRFQMLRPRSRTPTRNLRQAAVLIPIVRRPTPGLLLTQRSPRLRKHAGQVAFPGGAVDASDASLVDAALREAREEVGIPSQRVEIVGVLPAVDSVSGFQVTPVVGIIPPDLHYHACEDEVASVFEMPLQEALRLGRYHPLDIKRRDGDRRVWLSWYQHYMVWGMTAGIIRELALQIGIR from the coding sequence ATGATCCACAACGAGCTTACGATCGACGATTTTCTCTCCCGCTTTCAGATGCTGCGCCCCCGCTCACGCACGCCGACCCGCAACCTGCGCCAGGCGGCGGTACTGATCCCCATCGTACGCCGTCCGACGCCGGGGCTGCTGCTAACCCAGCGCTCCCCACGGTTGCGCAAGCACGCCGGACAGGTGGCTTTTCCCGGCGGCGCCGTGGATGCCAGCGACGCATCACTGGTCGATGCCGCCCTGCGCGAGGCCCGGGAAGAAGTTGGTATTCCTTCTCAACGGGTTGAAATCGTCGGCGTACTGCCAGCAGTGGATAGCGTCAGCGGTTTCCAGGTAACGCCAGTAGTGGGGATTATCCCGCCGGATCTGCATTATCACGCCTGCGAAGATGAAGTCGCTTCGGTGTTTGAGATGCCGCTTCAGGAGGCTCTGCGACTCGGGCGCTATCATCCGCTGGACATCAAACGTCGCGACGGCGACCGCCGGGTCTGGCTCTCCTGGTATCAGCACTACATGGTCTGGGGCATGACCGCAGGCATCATTCGTGAGCTGGCTCTACAAATTGGCATTCGCTAA
- a CDS encoding Slp/YeaY family lipoprotein: MAGRFSTGRWLVAPLLALTLSGCISVPEAIRGTSPTPQQDLIRVMNAPQLYVGQEARFGGRVVDVKNLQGSTRLEIATVPLDASAAPVLGAASVGRIYADVNQFLDPVDFRNRLVTVVGPITGTEKGTIGKTPYNYLIVQVNGFKRWRVTQQVVMPPQPIDPWMWGPGPWRYGPWGGWYSPMPAQVQSVVTE, from the coding sequence ATGGCGGGTCGATTCTCTACAGGACGCTGGCTCGTAGCGCCATTACTGGCGCTGACGCTGAGCGGCTGCATTAGTGTACCGGAGGCCATTCGTGGCACCAGCCCCACGCCTCAGCAGGATCTCATCAGGGTGATGAATGCCCCGCAGCTTTACGTCGGCCAGGAGGCGCGCTTCGGCGGCCGGGTGGTGGATGTGAAGAATCTGCAGGGCAGCACCCGGCTGGAGATCGCCACCGTACCTCTGGATGCCAGCGCCGCCCCGGTGCTGGGTGCCGCCTCGGTCGGGCGTATCTACGCCGATGTTAATCAGTTCCTCGACCCGGTGGATTTCCGTAATCGTCTGGTGACCGTGGTGGGCCCCATCACCGGCACTGAAAAGGGAACCATCGGCAAAACCCCCTATAACTACCTGATCGTACAGGTTAACGGCTTTAAGCGCTGGCGCGTGACCCAGCAGGTGGTGATGCCGCCTCAGCCGATTGATCCCTGGATGTGGGGGCCGGGTCCCTGGCGCTATGGGCCATGGGGAGGCTGGTACAGCCCCATGCCGGCTCAGGTTCAAAGCGTCGTGACTGAATAA
- a CDS encoding ATP-dependent DNA helicase, whose protein sequence is MTDDFAVDGQLAKAIPGFKPREPQRQMAQAVSKAIEQGEQLVVEAGTGTGKTYGYLLPALRSGKQVIISTGSKALQDQLYSRDLPTVKKALDYKGQIALLKGRSNYLCLERLEQQSMAGGDLPVQVLSEVVKLRSWATETLDGDVSSCAGVPEDSAVWPLVTSTNDNCLGSDCPLYKECFVVKARKKAMEADVVVVNHHLFLADMVVKESGFAELIPEAEVMIFDEAHQIPDIASQYFGQSLSSRQLLDLARDINIAYRTELKDTRQLQKCADRLAQSAQDFRLQLGEPGYRGNLRELLADASIQRALLLLDDALELCYDVAKLALGRSALLDAAFERATLYRARLQRLKEVNQPGYSYWYECNSRHFTLALTPLTVAEKFKEVIGQKPGSWIFTSATLSVNDDLGHFTGRLGIDDAQTLLLPSPFDYASQALLCVPRGLPEARQPGAARRLAQMLRPMIEANNGRCFMLCTSHAMMRELAAEFRATMTLPVLLQGETGKGQLLSQFIEAGNALLVATSSFWEGVDVRGDALSLVIIDKLPFTAPDDPLLKARMEDCRLRGADPFNDVQLPEAVIALKQGVGRLIRDVDDRGVLVICDSRLVMRPYGEVFLNSLPPAPRTRDIKRAVAFLTDSAAQ, encoded by the coding sequence GTGACGGACGATTTTGCAGTTGACGGGCAGCTTGCCAAAGCGATACCCGGCTTTAAACCGCGCGAGCCGCAGCGCCAGATGGCGCAGGCGGTGAGTAAGGCTATCGAACAGGGCGAGCAACTGGTGGTTGAGGCGGGGACCGGTACCGGTAAAACCTATGGTTACCTTCTGCCTGCGTTGCGCAGCGGTAAGCAGGTGATTATCTCCACCGGTTCCAAAGCCTTGCAGGATCAGCTCTATAGCCGCGATCTGCCCACCGTCAAAAAAGCGCTGGACTATAAAGGCCAGATTGCGTTGCTTAAGGGACGATCCAACTACCTGTGTCTGGAACGTCTGGAGCAGCAGTCGATGGCCGGTGGCGATCTGCCGGTTCAGGTGCTGAGCGAGGTGGTTAAGCTGCGCAGCTGGGCGACCGAAACCCTCGATGGAGATGTCAGCAGCTGTGCGGGCGTACCGGAAGACTCTGCGGTCTGGCCGTTGGTGACCAGCACCAATGATAACTGCCTGGGTAGCGACTGCCCGCTCTATAAAGAGTGTTTTGTAGTAAAAGCGCGTAAAAAAGCCATGGAGGCCGATGTGGTGGTGGTGAATCACCATCTGTTCCTGGCCGATATGGTGGTGAAAGAGAGCGGCTTTGCTGAACTGATTCCGGAAGCCGAGGTGATGATCTTCGATGAAGCGCATCAGATCCCCGATATCGCCAGCCAGTATTTTGGTCAGTCGCTGTCCAGCCGTCAGCTGCTGGATCTGGCCCGGGATATCAATATCGCCTACCGGACCGAACTCAAAGATACCCGCCAGTTGCAGAAGTGCGCCGACCGCCTGGCTCAGAGCGCGCAGGATTTCCGCCTGCAACTGGGTGAACCTGGCTACCGCGGCAATCTGCGCGAATTGCTGGCGGATGCCAGCATCCAGCGGGCGTTGCTGCTGCTCGACGATGCGCTGGAGCTCTGTTACGACGTAGCGAAACTGGCGCTTGGCCGTTCGGCGCTGCTGGACGCCGCTTTTGAGCGCGCCACCCTTTATCGCGCCCGGCTGCAACGTCTGAAAGAGGTCAATCAGCCCGGTTACAGCTACTGGTATGAGTGCAACTCGCGCCACTTTACTCTGGCGCTCACCCCCCTGACGGTGGCAGAGAAGTTTAAAGAGGTGATTGGCCAGAAGCCCGGTAGCTGGATCTTCACTTCGGCAACCCTGTCGGTGAATGACGATCTCGGCCATTTTACCGGCCGCCTTGGCATTGACGATGCCCAAACGTTACTGCTGCCGAGCCCCTTCGACTATGCCAGCCAGGCGCTACTCTGCGTGCCGCGTGGCCTTCCTGAAGCCCGCCAGCCCGGCGCGGCGCGTCGTCTGGCGCAGATGCTGCGCCCGATGATCGAAGCCAATAACGGGCGCTGTTTTATGCTGTGTACCTCTCACGCCATGATGCGCGAGCTGGCGGCGGAGTTTCGCGCCACCATGACCCTGCCAGTGTTACTCCAGGGCGAAACCGGCAAGGGGCAGCTATTGAGCCAGTTTATCGAAGCGGGTAACGCCCTGCTGGTCGCGACCAGCAGCTTCTGGGAAGGGGTGGACGTGCGCGGCGATGCGTTGTCTTTGGTGATTATCGATAAACTGCCGTTCACCGCGCCGGACGATCCGTTGTTAAAGGCGCGCATGGAAGACTGCCGTCTGCGCGGCGCCGATCCCTTTAACGACGTGCAGTTGCCGGAAGCGGTCATCGCCCTGAAACAGGGAGTAGGGCGTCTGATTCGCGACGTCGACGATCGCGGGGTGCTGGTGATTTGCGACAGTCGCCTGGTCATGCGCCCTTACGGTGAGGTATTCCTGAACAGTTTGCCACCGGCGCCGCGCACCCGGGATATAAAGCGGGCAGTCGCCTTCCTGACCGACAGCGCGGCGCAGTAA
- the rnd gene encoding ribonuclease D, which translates to MNYQMITQDAQLADVCQQARLVPMVALDTEFVRTRTYWPRLGLIQLFDGEQTSLIDPLTITDWAPMKALLQDEKVTKFLHAGSEDLEVFWHAFDMMPTPMIDTQVLAAFLGHPLSCGFATMVEKYSGVVLDKSESRTDWLARPLTERQLDYAAADVWYLLPIARRLMDEIDQTGWLAAVEDECRLMATRRREQLDPDEAWRDIGNAWQLRTRQLGCLRLLASWRLRKARERDMAVNFVVREEHLWQVARHMPGTLGELDSLGLSGSEIRFHGKTLIRLVEEAKALPEAALPAPLANLVDMPGYRGIFKEIKALVQKVAENHGLSPELLASRRQINQLLNAHWQLKPATLAPELASGWRGRLFGDQLQALLANR; encoded by the coding sequence TTGAATTACCAGATGATTACCCAGGACGCGCAACTGGCGGATGTGTGCCAGCAGGCGCGCCTTGTTCCTATGGTGGCGCTGGATACTGAATTTGTCCGTACCCGCACCTACTGGCCCCGCCTGGGGCTGATTCAGCTGTTCGATGGCGAACAGACATCGCTTATCGATCCCCTGACCATTACTGACTGGGCGCCAATGAAGGCGCTGTTGCAGGATGAAAAGGTCACCAAGTTTCTGCACGCGGGAAGCGAAGATCTGGAGGTGTTCTGGCACGCGTTCGATATGATGCCGACGCCGATGATCGACACCCAGGTGCTGGCGGCGTTTTTGGGCCATCCACTCTCCTGCGGTTTTGCGACCATGGTCGAGAAGTACAGCGGTGTGGTGCTGGATAAAAGCGAATCGCGTACCGACTGGCTGGCGCGCCCCCTGACGGAGCGTCAGCTCGACTATGCGGCGGCGGACGTCTGGTACCTGTTGCCCATCGCCCGTCGCCTGATGGACGAGATCGACCAGACCGGCTGGCTGGCGGCGGTGGAAGACGAATGTCGCCTGATGGCGACCCGGCGCCGTGAACAGCTGGATCCCGATGAGGCCTGGCGCGATATCGGTAACGCCTGGCAACTGCGTACCCGCCAGCTGGGCTGCCTGCGACTGCTGGCCTCATGGCGCCTGCGCAAGGCCCGGGAGCGGGATATGGCGGTCAATTTCGTGGTGCGTGAAGAGCATCTGTGGCAGGTGGCGCGCCATATGCCGGGAACTCTGGGCGAGCTGGACAGCCTGGGGCTTTCCGGCAGCGAAATCCGCTTTCACGGTAAAACCCTGATCCGGCTGGTGGAAGAGGCGAAAGCGCTGCCCGAAGCGGCGCTACCGGCACCGCTGGCGAATCTTGTCGATATGCCGGGCTATCGCGGCATCTTCAAAGAGATTAAAGCGCTGGTGCAGAAGGTGGCGGAAAATCATGGTCTGAGCCCTGAGCTGCTGGCATCGCGTCGCCAGATTAACCAACTGCTGAACGCCCACTGGCAGCTGAAACCGGCCACTCTGGCACCGGAACTGGCCAGCGGCTGGCGTGGACGGCTGTTCGGCGACCAGCTACAAGCGCTGCTCGCGAATCGTTAA
- a CDS encoding YoaH family protein — MFTGLPSLTHEQQQQAVERIQALMAEGVSSGEAIARVAQEIRATHTGGRVAARFEDEDEEE, encoded by the coding sequence ATGTTTACAGGTCTTCCTTCCCTGACTCACGAACAGCAGCAGCAGGCCGTTGAGCGAATTCAGGCGTTGATGGCTGAGGGCGTCAGCAGCGGCGAAGCCATCGCCAGAGTGGCGCAGGAGATCCGCGCAACTCACACCGGGGGCCGTGTGGCTGCGCGGTTTGAGGATGAGGATGAGGAGGAGTAG
- a CDS encoding RidA family protein, which produces MTIKRIDTDPRMSDAVIHNNTLYYTGVPRNLSAGAYEQTLDTLAQVEEMLNAQGSNKSKVLDATIILADGADFAEMNRAWDSWVDPEHTPVRCTIQATLMKAEYRVEIKIIAAVD; this is translated from the coding sequence ATGACCATCAAGCGCATAGACACCGACCCCCGTATGTCCGACGCGGTGATCCATAACAACACGCTTTATTACACCGGGGTACCGAGAAACCTGAGTGCCGGTGCTTATGAGCAGACGCTGGATACTCTGGCGCAGGTAGAAGAGATGTTGAACGCTCAGGGCAGTAATAAAAGCAAAGTGCTCGACGCCACCATTATTCTGGCGGATGGCGCCGATTTCGCCGAGATGAACCGCGCCTGGGATAGCTGGGTGGATCCCGAGCATACTCCGGTACGCTGCACCATTCAGGCGACGCTGATGAAAGCCGAATACCGGGTGGAAATTAAGATTATTGCGGCTGTGGACTGA
- the tsaB gene encoding tRNA (adenosine(37)-N6)-threonylcarbamoyltransferase complex dimerization subunit type 1 TsaB, giving the protein MRILAIDTATEACSVALWLDGQVLNHFELCPREHTQRILPMVRDILNQGGISLSELDALAFGRGPGSFTGVRIGIGIAQGLALGAELPMAGVSTLATMAEGAWRRTGATRVLAAIDARMGEVYWAEYQRDEQGVWHGEESEAVLKPEAACERMAQLDGEWATVGTGWQAWPEMGADSQLTLKDGEVTLPEARDMLPLAQWCIDQGKTVPVEQAEPVYLRNEVAWKKLPGRG; this is encoded by the coding sequence ATGCGAATCCTCGCCATTGATACTGCCACCGAAGCCTGTTCCGTCGCACTCTGGCTAGACGGCCAGGTGTTGAACCACTTCGAACTTTGCCCGCGCGAACACACCCAGCGTATTTTGCCTATGGTGCGCGATATCCTGAACCAGGGCGGCATTTCTTTGTCTGAACTGGATGCACTGGCCTTTGGGCGTGGCCCGGGTAGCTTCACCGGCGTACGTATCGGTATCGGCATTGCCCAGGGACTGGCGTTGGGCGCAGAGCTGCCGATGGCGGGCGTCTCGACGCTGGCGACTATGGCGGAAGGCGCCTGGCGGCGTACCGGAGCGACCCGGGTGCTGGCGGCCATCGATGCCCGCATGGGTGAGGTATACTGGGCAGAGTACCAGCGCGATGAGCAGGGGGTGTGGCACGGTGAAGAGAGCGAAGCGGTACTCAAGCCCGAAGCCGCCTGTGAGCGTATGGCGCAGCTTGATGGCGAATGGGCCACCGTCGGTACTGGCTGGCAGGCCTGGCCGGAAATGGGCGCCGATAGCCAACTGACGCTGAAAGATGGCGAGGTGACACTGCCGGAAGCGCGCGACATGCTGCCGCTGGCGCAGTGGTGTATCGACCAGGGGAAAACCGTGCCGGTCGAGCAGGCCGAGCCAGTCTATCTGCGAAACGAAGTGGCCTGGAAAAAACTGCCTGGCAGAGGCTGA
- the fadD gene encoding long-chain-fatty-acid--CoA ligase FadD, whose product MNKVWLKRYPADVPADINPDRYLSLVELFEHATTKYADRPAFVNMGEVMTFRKLEERSRAFAAWLQQGLGLKKGDRVALMMPNLLQYPVALFGILRAGMVVVNVNPLYTPRELEHQLNDSGASAIVIVSNFAHTLEKVVARTPVRHVILTRMGDQLSTAKGTLVNFVVKYVKRLVPKYHLPDAISFRSALQRGYRMQYVKPELNGDDLAFLQYTGGTTGVAKGAMLSHRNMLANLEQVKATYGSLLMSNTERVVTALPLYHIFALTMNCLLFIDLGGQNLLITNPRDIPGMVKELAKFRFTAITGVNTLFNALLNNSEFCKLDFSNLHLSAGGGMSVQHVVAERWEKLTGRYLLEGYGLTECSPLVSVNPHDITYHSGSIGLPIPSTEVKLVDEEDNEVAPGEPGELCIRGPQVMTGYWGQPQATEEILRDGWLHSGDIAVMDEQGFLRIVDRKKDMILVSGFNVYPNEIEDVVMQHEAVQEVAAVGVPSETSGEAVKLFVVRKSNTLTEESLIAFCRRNLTGYKVPKQVEFREDLPKSNVGKILRRELRDAERNTSNNSD is encoded by the coding sequence TTGAACAAGGTCTGGCTTAAGCGCTATCCGGCGGATGTCCCGGCGGATATCAATCCCGATCGCTATCTGTCGCTGGTGGAGCTGTTTGAACATGCCACCACCAAATATGCGGATCGTCCCGCGTTTGTGAACATGGGGGAGGTCATGACCTTCCGCAAGCTGGAAGAGCGCAGCCGCGCCTTTGCAGCCTGGCTTCAACAGGGACTGGGGCTGAAAAAAGGGGACCGGGTGGCGTTGATGATGCCCAACCTGCTGCAGTATCCGGTGGCGCTGTTCGGTATTTTGCGCGCCGGTATGGTGGTCGTCAATGTGAACCCTCTTTATACGCCGCGCGAGCTGGAACACCAGCTTAACGATAGCGGCGCCAGCGCCATTGTAATTGTATCGAACTTTGCCCACACCCTGGAAAAGGTGGTGGCGCGCACGCCGGTACGTCACGTCATTCTGACCCGCATGGGCGATCAGCTTTCCACGGCCAAAGGCACCCTGGTCAACTTCGTGGTGAAGTACGTGAAACGGCTGGTGCCCAAATATCATCTGCCGGACGCCATCTCCTTTCGTAGCGCGCTTCAGCGCGGTTATCGCATGCAGTACGTCAAGCCGGAACTGAACGGCGATGATTTAGCCTTTCTGCAGTATACCGGCGGTACCACCGGCGTGGCGAAGGGGGCGATGCTGAGCCACCGCAATATGCTGGCTAACCTGGAACAGGTAAAGGCGACCTACGGTTCGCTGCTGATGAGCAACACCGAACGAGTGGTGACCGCGCTGCCGCTCTACCATATCTTCGCCCTGACCATGAACTGCCTGCTGTTTATCGATCTGGGTGGCCAGAACCTGCTGATCACTAATCCGCGCGATATTCCCGGCATGGTGAAAGAGCTGGCGAAGTTCCGCTTTACCGCCATTACCGGGGTGAATACGCTGTTTAACGCGCTGCTGAATAACAGCGAATTCTGTAAGCTGGACTTCTCGAATCTGCATCTTTCCGCCGGAGGCGGCATGTCGGTACAGCACGTGGTGGCGGAGCGCTGGGAAAAGCTTACCGGACGTTATCTGCTGGAAGGCTACGGTCTGACGGAGTGCTCGCCGCTGGTGAGCGTCAATCCGCATGATATTACGTATCACAGCGGTAGTATCGGCCTGCCTATTCCCTCCACCGAGGTCAAGCTGGTTGACGAAGAGGACAACGAGGTCGCGCCGGGCGAACCGGGCGAGCTGTGCATTCGCGGCCCTCAGGTGATGACCGGCTATTGGGGTCAGCCTCAGGCCACGGAAGAGATCCTGCGCGATGGCTGGCTGCACAGCGGCGATATCGCGGTGATGGATGAACAGGGCTTCCTGCGCATCGTCGATCGCAAAAAGGATATGATTCTGGTTTCGGGTTTTAACGTCTATCCCAACGAGATAGAAGATGTGGTGATGCAGCACGAAGCGGTGCAGGAAGTGGCTGCCGTGGGGGTGCCTTCAGAAACCAGCGGCGAGGCGGTGAAGTTGTTTGTGGTGCGTAAGAGCAATACTCTGACCGAAGAGTCCCTGATCGCGTTTTGCCGCCGTAATCTTACCGGTTACAAGGTGCCGAAACAGGTTGAATTCCGCGAAGACCTGCCGAAATCCAACGTCGGAAAAATTTTACGACGCGAACTGCGTGACGCAGAGCGTAATACAAGTAACAATAGCGACTAG